Proteins from one Rosa chinensis cultivar Old Blush chromosome 7, RchiOBHm-V2, whole genome shotgun sequence genomic window:
- the LOC112177435 gene encoding uncharacterized protein LOC112177435 yields the protein MDYDLPEEGIEAFYSLYERLSSYLVEKEAYDRVATLEIVNEEFSDQEEEEEEIQIAPAALDDTPPMVRDPTEKVNLGTTDEPIEVAISAYLEPSEKQRLVDLLLEFKDCFAEKYEDMPVPVRKKSGKIRVCVDYRDLNLATPKDVYPMPVADMLVDAVAGHELLSFMDGTAGYHQIPVAEEDRHKTAFRCPGFAGVFEYVVYIDDVVVKSKKSGDHFTDLRKVFERMQLHKLKMNPAKCVFGVQARDFLGFIVHQRGIEVPEDKANAVINASPHERRKSYSDYWYVPQKAVEGQAIADFLAHHPMLDVLAVRDLEVVATTLDRPDLVCLPEYAVIYQATVSLQPWVLYFDGSRTDTLAGAGVVLENPAGDRFSYSFQLEFQCTNNQAEYEALIIGLEVLLEMGIRDVQILGDSLLVINQLCNEFRCNSFTLVPYGNRALNLLVQFDNIHLEYIPREQNFAANELAQLATGVTLRYGVREIILKVERRTLPSWMVRRDPPDDTSVATLEPIDVDWRIPLIAYLKQRDPTSDRKIRFLALNYFLRGDELRRRGEDGIDFRCVYGCEAKQLMREVHSGICGAHQAGPKMRWLLRRHGYFWPSILKDCIAFAFMGGEVDKLAKEWGIHFVHSSPYYAQSNGQAEASNKIIITLLKKMLEANPRQWHETLYETLWAYRTSKRNPTATTPYALMFGHDAVLPLEVNVQSLRVQEQHHLIGEDYVQAMWQEHEDLSEKRLEALDSLVMEKQRVARAYDKRTRGRNYSEGELVWKAVLPLGEKLDGRGKWTPRWEGPYIIHKILGKGAFHLKDLDGDVHHNPINGRYLKK from the exons atggattacgaccttccagaggaagggatagaggccttctaTTCCTTGTACGAGAGGCTATCATCAtacttggtggaaaaagaggcctatgatcgagtcGCGACCTTAGAAATTGTTAATGAAGAGTTCTCTGaccaagaagaggaggaagaagagattcagATTGCTCCAGCGGCATTGGATGACACACCTCCGATGGTGAGGGACCCTACTGAGAAAGTCAATCTAGGAACAACTGATGAGCCTATAGAAGTGGCTATCAgcgcttacttagagcctagcgagaaacagaggctcgtcGACTTATTGTTGGAATTCAAGGACTGCTTCGCGGAAAAATACGAAGACATGCCAG tgcctgttcgcaAGAAGAGTGGCAAAATAAGGGTCTGTGTGGATTATAGAGACCTTAATTTGGCCacacctaaagacgtctaccccatgccggttgCGGACATGTTGGTAGACGCAGTTGCAGGGCACGAACTGTTGTCTTTCATGGACGGCACAGCGGGATATCACCAAATTCCGGTTGCTGAGGAAGATAGACACAAGACTGCATTCCGCTGCCCTGGGTTCGCAGGAGTTTTTGAgtatgtg gtttacattgatgacgtcGTCGTGAAGTCTAAGAAGAGTGGAGATCACTTCACGGATCTCAGAAAAGTTTTCGAGCGCATGCAgctacacaagctcaagatgaatcctgCCAAGTGTGTTTTTGGAGTTCAGGCAAGAGATTTcctgggattcattgtccatcaaagaggcattgaggtccctgaggataaAGCAAACGCGGTCATCAATGCATCTCCCCACGAACGAAGAAAGAGTTACAGCGACTACTGG TATGTGCCACAGAAAGCAGTAGAGGGGCAAGCCATAgcagactttctggcacatcaccctatgctGGATGTCCTCGCGGTTAGAGATTTAGAGGTCGTTGCCACAACTTTAGATCGCCCGGATTTAGTGTGCTTGCCAGAGTACGCCGTGATttatcaagccacagtctcaCTCCAACcttgggtgttatattttgacggGTCAAGAACAGATACGCTAGCAGGAGCAGGGGTTGTCTTGGAAAACCCGGCCGGCGATCGATTTTCCTACTCTTTCCAGTTGGAGTTCCAGTGTACCAATAAccaagcagagtatgaggccctcattataGGCCTAGAAGTACTACTGGAAATGGGAATCAGGGATGTACAAATACTTGGCGACTCTCTCTTGGTTATCAATCAGTTGTGCAACGAGTTCAGATGCAATAGCTTCACGTTGGTTCCTTATGGGAACAGGGCATTAAACCTGTTGGTCCAGTTTGATAACATACATCTAGAGTACATTCCTCGCGAGCAAAATTTTGCAGCGAACGAGTTGGCCCAACTGGCAACAGGGGTAACATTGAGATATGGCGTGCGGGAAATAATCCTTAAAGTCGAGCGTCGCACGCTTCCTTCATGGATGGTGAGAAGAGATCCTCCAGATGATACCTCAGTCGCGACCCTGGAACCCATTGACGTGGATTGGCGCATCCCTTTGATCGCTTATCTCAAGCAGCGAGATCCCACTTCTGACAGGAAGATTCGTTTTCTTGCACTAAATTACTTTCTTAGAGGTGACGAGCTGAGACGACGCGgcgaagatggcatagacttcagATGTGTTTATGGCTGTGAAGCGAAACAACTTATGCGCGAAGTTCATTCCGGCATTTGCGGTGCTCACCAAGCAGGTCCAAAAATGCGATGGTTGCTCAGACGACATGGATATTTTTGGCCCAGTATCTTGAAGGATTGCATCGCATTCG CTTTCATGGGTGGTGAAGTTGATAAACTGGCAAAGGAATGGGGAATACATTTCGTCCATTCCAGTCCTTATTATGCTCAGTCTaacggtcaagcggaggccagcaacaaaatcatcatcactttGCTGAAGAAAATGTTGGAAGCTAATCCGCGACAATGGCATGAGACCCTTTATGAGACTCTTTGGGCCTACCGCACATCAAAGCGAAATCCCACCGCGACTACACCttatgctttgatgtttggcCATGACGCAGTCCTGCCTTTGGAAGTCAACGTCCAATCATTACGAGTCCAAGAGCAACATCATCTCATTGGAGAAGACTACGTTCAGGCTATGTGGCAggaacatgaagaccttagcGAAAAGCGCTTGGAGGCTTTAGATAGTTTGGTCATGGAAAAGCAACGAGTCGCTCGAGCCTATGACAAGCGAACAAGGGGAAGGAATTACAGTGAAGGagagttggtttggaaagcagttcTCCCGCTTGGCGAAAAATTAGATGGTCGTGGCAAATGGACTCCAagatgggaaggcccgtacatcaTTCATAAAATCTTAGGGAAAGGagcttttcatctcaaggacCTGGATGGAGATGTCCATCATAACCCTATCAATGGGAGATACTTGAAGAAATAG